In the genome of bacterium, the window GGCGCGGATCGAGGGGGTCTCCCTCTCCTTCCTTGTCCGGGGGAAGGCCTTGCTGATCCCGAAACTCGCGGGGACCTTCGAGGGGTCGCAGGTGGACGGCACGGGAGAGATCATCCAGGCCCTGTCGCCCCGGTATTCGTCGATGACGTTCCTCCTGAGGATCCGGAACCCGTTCGAGGGCCGCGTCGGCATGCTGTTCGACATGCTGTCGAAAAACGCAAAGAATGCTAATCTTAGAATCGTCGGCACGTTGACCGCCCCGAGGGGCGAGTTCCAGTTCTTCTGACGGGGGACCATGCACACGATCGGAATCTCCATCTCCCGCGACCGGATCTGCGCCGTCGCGCTCGAAGGTTCGGCGCCCGGCCCCCGGGTAGCGGCTTCCGTCTCCATTCCGTGCTCGGAATCGTTCGGTGCCCCGGGGGATGCGGCCGCGCTTTCGAAGGCGCTCCGCGAGGCTCTTCCGGGGATCCCCCTGCCCGGCGCGGTGCTGACGCTGCCGCCCCCGGCCACGTATCTTCGGCCGATGACGCTCCCGGTGACCGATCTTTCGAGGGCGAGGGCGATCCACCTGTCCGAGCTCGAGGGGAACCTGCCGTTCGAGGACGAGGAGATCCTCTCTGACCTCCTGCCGGCTCCCCCCGAGGGATCGGGTCTCTTCTTCGCCGTCGCGGCGCGGCGATCGTTCGTGGAAAGCGCCTCGGGACATTTCGCGGCCGCCGGGATCCGGGTGGACCGCGTCGTCACCGATCCGGTCGCCCTCCTCCTTCTCTCGTCCGGGGGGGCCGGGGGGCCTCGGGACGGGCTCTACCTTTCGACCTTCAACGACATCCTGCTGTTGTGCGTCTCGGGAGGCGGCGTGACGGCGGCGCGGCAATTCCCCCATGCCATGGCCGACCGCCCCGAGGAGCTCCTGGACGCGGTTCGGGAGGCCGGGGCGGAGTCCGGCGGCGTCCCGCTCGCGGTCTACCTGGTCGGCGAGACGCCCGCGACGGTGGCGGGCGCCCTTCCCGACGCCGAACGGATCCCGCTTCCCGAGGGGGTATCCCCGGCCCATCTCGCCGCGTACGGTGCGGCGCTGGCACCGCTTCGCCCGGACGTCGGAGGCGGCTTTTCGCTGCGGACGTCGGCCGAGGCCGCGCTGGAACGGGAGCGGGAGCGGCGCTGGAAACTGGCCGCAGGGATCGCGGCGGGCATCGCCCTCCTCCTTGCCCTCGGGGCATTCTCCTTCGCCCGATGGACCGTGGGGGAAAAGGCGGCCCGCACGCGCGCCCTCGTGAAGAAGGAGTTCACGGCGGTCGCCCCGGAAATCCGCAACGTCGTTCAGGCAGGAACGCAGATCCGCGCGAAGCTCGACTCCCTCCGGCGCGAGCAGAAGGCCCTCGGGACCAACGCTCCCCCGCCCGCCGACATGCTCCAGCTCGCCTCCCGGGCGCTTCCCAAGGGGGAGATCGCCGTGCGGGAGATCACGATCGAGGGCGGCCGAATGCGGATCGCGGGGGACGCGGGGGGCGGCGCACGCCTGGTCGAGACGTTCCGCGACGGCCTGGCGAGCGCGTTCGGTCCCGACTATTCGGCGAGCATCGAGGAGTCCGGGGGGAGCGTGAAGGGCACGTCGGTCAAATTCACCATCCTCGTCGAGAAGAGGGGGGACCGCCGTGCTTCGTGACCGGGAGAAGCGCGTCCTCGTGATCGGGGGAGCGGCGGCGGCCGTCATCCTTCTCCTCGTCTTCGTCGTTCTCCCGGGGATCTCGCGGATCAAGTCGCAGGGGCGCGCCGTCGCCGCGGCCGAGGCCGACCTCGCCGAGGTGCGCAAGGCGCGCCCCGAGATCGAGCGGATCCTGAAGGAAACCGGCGCGAAAGCGGGCATCGTCCGCGCCGCCGTCAACGTGAAGGACGCCCCTTTGTCGAAGATCACCTCGGCGCTCCAGGGAGCGGGGATTCCGCAGGCGGCGTTCAATATCAAGTCGGGCGGGACGCGCGACGGCGAACTCTTCCGCGAGGAGTCGTTCGACGTCCGGATCGAGAACCTCACATACCTCGAGGCCGTCAAGATGCTTCAAGGTCTCTCGGCGGGGGCGCTGCCGGTGGCCATCCGCTCCGCGTCCCTCAAGAGCCGCTACGACGACCCCCGCTACCTCGACGTGACCCTGCATGTCGGATATCTCACACCGAAGTCGT includes:
- a CDS encoding type II secretion system protein M; this translates as MLRDREKRVLVIGGAAAAVILLLVFVVLPGISRIKSQGRAVAAAEADLAEVRKARPEIERILKETGAKAGIVRAAVNVKDAPLSKITSALQGAGIPQAAFNIKSGGTRDGELFREESFDVRIENLTYLEAVKMLQGLSAGALPVAIRSASLKSRYDDPRYLDVTLHVGYLTPKS